In Holophagales bacterium, one DNA window encodes the following:
- a CDS encoding HAMP domain-containing protein: MRALPRPDAERAEALLLVAAPAALLAASSIRSPLLLVWAVLWLAVFRPPRRERWLAGTAFAIAIALTAIDAAPLVVPSWSGKGAAPVSVRDAYRAAWTPLVQQASVAASLLGEPSDDAEFVRHSFDRLDALARASKGTLHLRLVDPDGVTRAWAGTGLVPEPVSSRLPERGASVEASFSSVAFLVAEPVPSRRRSGEVPGTAGRAWQVVAGRSFALDPPGFLPAARLGEPSWRVRFPRSDERLDADWTLDEPGLPRLAVAVDRTGSGADRATDRTKRSPVAAWAMALGLLAIAVMRGIGRLLLRGTILAGARSGWVSAAAASGALGCWAVGVPVSAKLVLAVLGGAVLLIAATRVPKGRWGPWAADLLAMAAAASALLVSWLLALSFDAGDSSPGWLSSVAVLRGLPPALIVASGWLAAGRLAASGARGVRWGGALVGLTLLLLAASAIDSLPVAVLALIVAAATWRRAVADGSHGGGAGLAALALLASSFAAVAVEIAERGELRRSLPQRLWSIAPPTAERLTPLAASIEAHFAGLEAATFAPREIDEVDRLDLAYALWRRSPLARPDALSALTVQLPGARSSVFAFGLPLTPEGELDREPARWSEVAVPGWESALVAGEAWIELRGERWALARFWMLPRPGFAAQPPPLDDLAGILLRGGPAVAGGRLVGSRPEVRLALFSPEGRALLTPWREEPPQLRLAPGESTRRIELATPDGPAWGIAQREGWGVLALLVQRLSWIAGIERVATRALGFAVWGLGLLGAAALLSLPRSVARDFALRAVRSYSRRLLLLFGGMVLVPSVVLYTFLTAALGRRLELQKRQDGEAALNSAQRVLGEYLATLDPGFGLDTALDDALLGWLSRVVQHDVNLYWGGQLYASSRRELFTSGLLPHRIPGEVQARLALFGDDLASRDSQAGSETYLELFAPLRVPGVPIDRGRLFLSMPLLAQQEELGAELERLRRRALLVASGLFAGLSIVGIRLARNFTQPLDELVESTRRIAAGEPARTPQPRELELAALVEAIDRMAGRIAEGRERLVREKLVVERIVENVTSGVVSIDEAGRVQLANRAARTLLGVAPGEVLVPAIAAQPALAPLAAHLKEAGRELEQWTVRLAGKAGEDREWAVVWAPVPGEGEMVTLLIVEDATEVLRGQRLAAWAEMARIIAHEIKNPLTPIRLSTEFLREVWQRDRDRFPEAFERCTANILRQVDELRDIAGDFATYSRLPRLERKPGDLVALVGEIVEGYAGSVASVAEVRLEAPPTLACRFDSRLLGRAVRNLIENSLRVSAAGQRVVVTLSATAEEARIAVEDHGPGVPEDLLSRIFEPYFSTQSGGTGLGLPIARRIAVEHGGTLVAHNRPGGGLAAIITIPLS; the protein is encoded by the coding sequence GTGCGAGCGCTGCCCAGGCCGGACGCCGAGCGCGCCGAGGCGCTCCTCCTCGTCGCCGCCCCGGCGGCGCTGCTCGCCGCGTCGTCGATTCGCTCGCCGCTGCTCCTGGTCTGGGCCGTGCTCTGGCTGGCCGTCTTCCGGCCGCCGCGGCGCGAGCGATGGCTCGCCGGCACGGCCTTCGCGATCGCCATTGCCCTCACCGCGATCGATGCGGCCCCGCTCGTCGTGCCTTCGTGGTCCGGGAAGGGCGCTGCTCCGGTTTCCGTGCGCGATGCCTATCGAGCGGCCTGGACGCCGCTCGTTCAGCAGGCGAGCGTCGCGGCATCGCTGCTCGGCGAGCCGAGCGACGACGCCGAGTTCGTTCGCCACAGCTTCGATCGCCTGGACGCGCTCGCCCGAGCGTCGAAAGGAACGCTTCATCTTCGGCTCGTCGATCCCGATGGCGTGACGAGAGCGTGGGCCGGAACCGGGCTCGTCCCGGAGCCGGTGTCGTCGCGACTTCCCGAGCGCGGGGCGTCGGTCGAGGCCAGCTTCTCCTCGGTGGCCTTCCTGGTGGCCGAGCCGGTGCCGAGCCGCAGGCGATCCGGGGAGGTGCCTGGCACGGCAGGGCGCGCCTGGCAGGTCGTCGCCGGTCGCTCTTTCGCGTTGGATCCGCCCGGTTTCCTGCCGGCGGCGCGACTCGGCGAGCCGTCGTGGAGGGTGCGGTTTCCGCGAAGCGACGAGAGGCTCGACGCCGACTGGACGCTCGACGAGCCTGGCCTGCCGCGCCTCGCGGTCGCCGTCGACCGCACCGGATCCGGCGCCGACCGCGCGACCGATCGAACGAAGCGGTCGCCGGTCGCTGCCTGGGCGATGGCGCTCGGACTGCTGGCGATCGCCGTGATGCGAGGCATCGGCCGGCTCCTGCTCCGCGGCACGATCCTCGCGGGAGCCCGGTCCGGCTGGGTCTCCGCGGCTGCTGCCAGTGGCGCATTGGGCTGCTGGGCCGTCGGCGTCCCGGTCTCCGCGAAGCTGGTCCTGGCCGTGCTGGGCGGGGCGGTGCTGCTGATCGCCGCGACGCGCGTGCCGAAGGGACGCTGGGGTCCGTGGGCCGCCGACCTGCTCGCCATGGCGGCGGCCGCGAGCGCCCTGCTCGTTTCGTGGCTGCTCGCCCTGAGCTTCGACGCGGGCGACTCCAGCCCTGGCTGGCTTTCGTCGGTGGCGGTGCTGCGCGGGCTTCCCCCCGCGCTGATCGTCGCTTCGGGGTGGTTGGCCGCGGGTCGACTCGCCGCGTCGGGTGCCAGGGGCGTCCGGTGGGGCGGCGCCCTCGTCGGTCTTACGCTACTGCTGCTTGCCGCCTCGGCGATCGATTCCCTGCCCGTCGCGGTGCTCGCCCTGATCGTTGCCGCGGCAACCTGGCGTCGAGCCGTCGCCGACGGGTCGCACGGGGGCGGCGCCGGATTGGCGGCGCTGGCCTTGCTGGCCTCCTCCTTCGCCGCGGTCGCCGTGGAGATTGCCGAGCGAGGTGAGCTTCGACGGAGCCTGCCGCAGCGGTTGTGGTCGATCGCGCCGCCGACCGCCGAGCGTCTCACCCCACTGGCCGCGTCGATCGAGGCGCACTTCGCGGGTCTCGAAGCCGCGACCTTTGCCCCCCGGGAGATCGACGAGGTCGATCGGCTCGACCTGGCGTATGCCCTGTGGCGTCGATCGCCGCTTGCCCGGCCCGACGCCCTCTCGGCGCTCACCGTGCAGCTTCCGGGAGCACGAAGCTCGGTGTTCGCCTTCGGGCTTCCGCTGACCCCGGAGGGCGAGCTCGACCGCGAGCCGGCCCGCTGGAGCGAGGTCGCGGTTCCGGGCTGGGAGTCGGCGCTGGTGGCGGGCGAGGCCTGGATCGAGCTGCGCGGCGAGCGCTGGGCGCTGGCCCGATTCTGGATGCTGCCCCGTCCCGGTTTTGCCGCGCAGCCGCCGCCACTCGACGATCTCGCCGGAATCCTCCTGCGCGGTGGACCCGCGGTGGCCGGAGGCCGGCTCGTCGGCTCGCGCCCGGAGGTCCGGCTGGCTCTCTTCTCGCCCGAAGGGCGGGCGCTCCTCACACCGTGGCGCGAGGAGCCGCCGCAGTTGCGACTGGCCCCGGGAGAGTCGACGAGACGGATCGAGCTGGCAACGCCCGATGGTCCGGCCTGGGGGATCGCCCAGCGTGAAGGGTGGGGCGTCCTCGCGTTGCTCGTCCAACGTCTCTCTTGGATCGCCGGCATCGAGCGCGTCGCCACCCGCGCGCTCGGTTTCGCCGTGTGGGGCCTCGGCCTGCTCGGCGCCGCCGCGCTGCTCTCCCTGCCGCGATCGGTGGCGCGCGACTTCGCGCTGCGGGCCGTGCGTTCCTATTCTCGCCGGCTGCTGCTGCTCTTCGGTGGCATGGTCCTGGTGCCGAGCGTCGTGCTCTACACCTTCCTCACCGCGGCGCTCGGGCGGCGTCTCGAGCTGCAGAAGCGCCAGGACGGCGAGGCGGCCCTGAACTCGGCGCAACGCGTCCTGGGGGAGTACCTGGCGACGCTCGACCCGGGCTTCGGGCTCGACACGGCGCTCGACGACGCTCTGCTCGGCTGGCTGTCGCGGGTCGTCCAACACGACGTGAACCTCTACTGGGGCGGGCAGCTCTACGCGTCGAGCCGCCGAGAGCTCTTCACCTCGGGGCTGCTGCCGCATCGGATCCCCGGGGAAGTGCAGGCGCGCTTGGCGCTCTTCGGCGACGATCTCGCGTCGCGCGACAGCCAGGCCGGGAGCGAGACCTATCTCGAGCTGTTCGCGCCGCTGCGGGTTCCTGGAGTGCCGATCGATCGCGGCCGGCTCTTCCTCTCGATGCCGCTGCTCGCTCAGCAGGAGGAGCTCGGGGCGGAGCTCGAGCGGCTGCGTCGACGGGCGCTGCTGGTGGCGAGCGGCCTCTTCGCTGGGCTGTCGATCGTCGGGATCCGGCTGGCGCGCAATTTCACCCAGCCGCTCGACGAGCTGGTCGAGAGCACCCGGCGGATCGCGGCCGGTGAGCCGGCGCGAACTCCGCAGCCGCGCGAGCTCGAGCTCGCCGCCCTGGTGGAGGCGATCGACCGCATGGCCGGCCGCATCGCCGAGGGCCGTGAGCGCCTGGTGCGGGAGAAGCTGGTCGTCGAGCGGATCGTCGAGAACGTCACTTCGGGCGTGGTCTCGATCGACGAAGCGGGGCGTGTCCAGTTGGCGAACCGTGCGGCCCGCACCCTGCTCGGCGTCGCCCCGGGGGAGGTCCTCGTTCCGGCGATCGCCGCCCAGCCGGCCCTCGCTCCCCTGGCCGCTCACCTCAAGGAGGCTGGTCGGGAGCTCGAGCAGTGGACCGTGCGACTCGCGGGAAAGGCCGGCGAAGACCGCGAGTGGGCGGTGGTCTGGGCTCCAGTCCCCGGCGAAGGCGAGATGGTGACGCTGCTGATCGTCGAGGACGCCACGGAGGTGCTGCGAGGGCAGCGGCTTGCGGCGTGGGCGGAGATGGCCCGGATCATCGCCCACGAGATCAAGAACCCGTTGACTCCCATCCGGCTTTCGACCGAATTCCTGCGCGAGGTATGGCAACGCGACCGCGATCGCTTCCCCGAAGCGTTCGAGCGCTGCACGGCGAACATCCTGCGGCAGGTCGACGAGCTGCGAGACATCGCCGGCGACTTCGCGACCTATAGCCGGCTGCCGCGGCTGGAGCGAAAACCCGGCGATCTCGTCGCGCTGGTCGGTGAGATCGTCGAGGGATACGCGGGGTCGGTCGCCTCGGTCGCCGAGGTCCGACTGGAGGCGCCGCCCACCCTGGCGTGCCGTTTCGACTCCCGTCTTCTCGGACGGGCGGTCCGCAACCTGATCGAGAACTCGTTGCGCGTCAGCGCCGCCGGACAACGAGTCGTCGTCACGCTCTCGGCGACCGCCGAGGAGGCGAGGATCGCGGTCGAGGATCACGGCCCGGGAGTGCCCGAGGATCTGCTCTCGCGGATCTTCGAGCCGTACTTCTCGACGCAGTCCGGGGGGACCGGACTGGGACTGCCGATCGCACGCCGCATCGCGGTGGAGCACGGCGGAACCCTCGTGGCGCACAATCGCCCTGGCGGTGGGCTGGCCGCGATCATTACAATCCCCCTGTCATGA
- the hutU gene encoding urocanate hydratase, which produces MSSTSTAPRLVRSPRGGELSCRGWQQEAALRMLMNNLDPDVAERPEDLVVYGGSGRAARNWPCFDAIVDTLRRLAGDETLLVQSGKPVAVFKTHEGAPRVLIANSMLVPKWATADEFRRLEGLGLTMYGQMTAGSWIYIGTQGILQGTFETLAECARQHFGGSLRGRLVVTAGLGGMGGAQPLAVTMNEGVCLVAEVDRHRIDRRLQTRYLDRLAPDLESGVAEALAARDRGEAVSIGVEANAVDLLELLVSRGLVPDAVTDQTSAHDALLGYVPNGLSYRAALALRTDDPAEYVRRSMGTMAAHVRAMLELGRRGAVAFDYGNNLRGQAREAGVSDAFDIGGFVPMFIRPLFCEGKGPFRWAVLSGDPNDLAATDEAILETFPDDAALGRWIRLARERVAFQGLPARICWLGYGERARAGKVFNELVASGKVSAPIVIGRDHLDCGSVASPHRETEAMRDGSDAIADWPILNALVNAVNGATWVSVHHGGGVGIGNSIHAGMVIVADGTAEAGRRLERVLTSDPGMGVARHVDAGYPEAVDCARRHGVDLPMMGR; this is translated from the coding sequence ATGTCCTCGACTTCAACGGCCCCCCGCCTCGTGCGCTCTCCGCGCGGTGGCGAGCTCTCCTGCCGCGGATGGCAGCAGGAGGCCGCGCTGCGCATGCTGATGAACAATCTCGACCCGGACGTGGCCGAGCGTCCGGAGGACCTCGTCGTCTATGGCGGGTCCGGTCGCGCGGCGAGGAACTGGCCGTGCTTCGACGCGATCGTCGACACCCTGCGACGGCTGGCTGGCGACGAAACGCTGCTTGTCCAGTCCGGCAAGCCGGTGGCCGTGTTCAAGACGCACGAGGGCGCTCCACGCGTGCTGATCGCCAACTCGATGCTGGTGCCGAAATGGGCGACGGCAGACGAGTTTCGGCGTCTCGAAGGGCTCGGCTTGACGATGTACGGCCAGATGACTGCCGGTTCCTGGATCTACATCGGCACGCAGGGGATTCTCCAGGGGACGTTCGAGACGCTCGCCGAGTGCGCGCGACAGCACTTCGGCGGATCGCTGCGCGGGCGCCTGGTGGTGACCGCCGGCCTCGGCGGGATGGGCGGTGCCCAGCCGCTCGCGGTGACGATGAACGAGGGCGTCTGCCTGGTCGCCGAAGTCGATCGTCACCGGATCGATCGCCGGCTGCAGACGCGCTATCTCGACCGCCTCGCGCCGGACCTCGAGTCCGGGGTGGCCGAGGCGCTCGCGGCGCGCGATCGCGGCGAGGCGGTGTCGATCGGTGTCGAAGCCAATGCCGTCGACCTTCTCGAGCTGCTCGTTTCGCGTGGGCTGGTGCCGGATGCGGTGACCGATCAGACGTCGGCGCACGACGCACTGCTCGGCTACGTGCCGAACGGTCTGTCCTACCGGGCGGCGCTCGCGCTGCGGACCGACGATCCGGCCGAGTACGTGAGGCGCTCGATGGGGACGATGGCCGCGCACGTCCGGGCGATGCTCGAGCTCGGCCGCCGCGGGGCGGTCGCCTTCGACTACGGCAACAATTTGCGGGGTCAGGCCCGTGAGGCCGGGGTCAGCGATGCCTTCGACATCGGCGGATTCGTGCCGATGTTCATCCGCCCGCTCTTCTGCGAAGGCAAGGGCCCGTTCCGTTGGGCCGTGCTCTCCGGCGATCCGAACGACCTCGCGGCGACCGACGAGGCGATCCTGGAGACCTTCCCGGACGACGCCGCTCTGGGTCGCTGGATTCGCCTGGCTCGTGAGCGCGTGGCGTTCCAGGGGTTGCCGGCACGCATCTGTTGGCTCGGCTATGGCGAGCGCGCGCGAGCGGGCAAGGTCTTCAACGAGCTGGTCGCGAGCGGCAAGGTCAGTGCGCCGATCGTTATCGGCCGCGACCACCTCGATTGCGGCTCGGTGGCCTCGCCGCATCGAGAGACCGAAGCGATGCGCGACGGCTCCGACGCGATTGCCGACTGGCCGATCCTCAACGCCCTGGTCAACGCGGTCAACGGCGCTACCTGGGTGTCGGTTCACCACGGCGGGGGAGTCGGCATCGGCAATTCGATCCACGCCGGCATGGTGATCGTCGCGGACGGTACCGCCGAGGCGGGGCGACGCCTCGAGCGGGTCCTGACCTCGGACCCCGGCATGGGCGTGGCCCGACACGTCGACGCCGGGTACCCGGAAGCCGTCGACTGCGCCCGCCGCCACGGCGTCGACCTGCCGATGATGGGACGCTGA
- a CDS encoding DUF4388 domain-containing protein encodes MKLSCRNCGIVGGPGGDLLSMRGKLEEMSLTDLVQLVCNERKTALIRLERGTASAEVWAEGGDLVHAVTGPLRGRPALFEAFGWETGRFELVLGRAAEERTLSQAWPELLLEAAEQVDLRRSLSSSAGGGSVSASSPEPASGDWLRLAGISEVRGSVLARCDGMVEQRHGEADADQLAALAVVAFEAGAEAGEALGLGREVDRLLIETAEGRVLAVGDHHHLIAALLHPATATEGVEEVLRACLK; translated from the coding sequence GTGAAACTGAGTTGTCGTAACTGCGGCATTGTGGGGGGGCCGGGCGGCGATCTGCTCTCTATGCGCGGAAAACTCGAAGAGATGTCGTTGACCGATCTCGTGCAGCTGGTCTGCAACGAACGGAAGACGGCGCTGATTCGCCTCGAGCGGGGCACGGCGAGCGCCGAGGTCTGGGCCGAAGGGGGGGACTTGGTCCACGCGGTGACAGGCCCGCTTCGCGGCAGGCCGGCCCTCTTCGAGGCCTTCGGCTGGGAGACGGGGCGGTTCGAGCTCGTACTCGGACGCGCGGCTGAAGAGCGCACGCTGAGCCAGGCTTGGCCGGAGTTGCTCCTCGAAGCCGCCGAGCAGGTGGACCTGCGCCGATCACTCTCCTCCTCGGCAGGCGGCGGCTCGGTGAGCGCTTCGTCGCCGGAGCCGGCAAGTGGCGACTGGTTGCGGTTGGCCGGAATCTCCGAAGTCCGCGGGAGCGTCCTCGCTCGGTGCGACGGGATGGTGGAGCAGCGTCATGGGGAGGCCGATGCCGACCAGCTTGCGGCCCTCGCGGTGGTCGCCTTCGAAGCGGGGGCCGAGGCCGGCGAGGCCCTCGGCCTCGGCCGCGAAGTCGACCGCCTGCTGATCGAGACCGCCGAGGGGCGCGTCCTCGCCGTCGGCGATCACCACCATCTGATCGCTGCGCTCCTTCACCCGGCGACAGCCACGGAAGGCGTCGAGGAGGTTCTGCGAGCGTGCCTGAAGTAG
- a CDS encoding glutaredoxin family protein: MRPFTLGRVLAGLFLLSTALELVGAARADLLHLKDGRKVVTLGPWTIVDDQVRYTTPIGRPGSVPVAEVDLERSRAASPASSPSSATVESKSRTAGKSGERIVLYETSWCPWCKRARELFAELGVPILERDVEADAAAAREKERLAPGTGVPVVVYGERVIRGFSEVELRKIAQAYRDRQRATPAPAVAN; this comes from the coding sequence ATGCGACCCTTCACGCTCGGCCGCGTTCTCGCGGGACTGTTCCTCCTCTCGACCGCGCTCGAGCTCGTCGGCGCGGCCCGAGCGGATCTCCTCCACCTGAAGGACGGCCGCAAAGTCGTCACGCTGGGGCCGTGGACGATCGTCGACGATCAGGTCCGCTACACCACCCCGATCGGACGCCCGGGCAGCGTGCCCGTCGCCGAGGTCGACCTCGAACGCAGCCGTGCCGCTTCTCCCGCCTCGTCGCCCAGCTCGGCCACGGTCGAATCCAAGAGCCGGACGGCGGGCAAGTCCGGCGAGCGGATCGTCCTCTACGAGACCTCCTGGTGCCCCTGGTGCAAGCGAGCCCGCGAGCTCTTCGCCGAGCTCGGGGTGCCGATTCTCGAGCGGGACGTCGAAGCCGACGCCGCTGCCGCTCGCGAGAAGGAGCGGTTGGCGCCCGGGACCGGCGTTCCCGTCGTCGTCTACGGTGAGCGAGTGATCCGCGGCTTCTCCGAGGTCGAGTTGAGGAAGATCGCCCAGGCCTATCGCGATCGCCAACGCGCGACCCCGGCGCCGGCCGTCGCCAACTGA
- the hutH gene encoding histidine ammonia-lyase has product MIELDGESLTLEQLRAVAWEDEMAILAAPARRRVAESRAVIERAIDGGSAVYGVNTGFGNLANVRIPIEQLSELQTRLLLSHAAGMGEPLPRSAVRAMLLLRANTLARGRSGIRVETLEALLELLRHDMLPVVPSRGSVGASGDLAPLAHLALPLLGHGRARIGGEDLPGGEALARCGLAPIRLGPKEGLALVNGTQAMTALLALAVLEARRLVKLADLVGAMSTDALRGTDAAFDRRIHAARPHPGQMTSAANLWRLIQGSAIRGSHRDGDVRVQDPYSIRCMPQVHGAVRDVLADVERKLTVEMNAATDNPLVFAEESEILSGGNFHGVPMAFAADFLAISLCDLASIAERRIEKLTNSAFSGLPPFLVEDAGLNSGFMMAQVTAAALVAENKVLAHPASVDSIPTSADKEDHVSMGMGAALKLQQVVVNVRRVLAIELLAAAQGIDLLRPLRSSSALEELHTEVRRSVSAWDRDREMSADLQVAEALLETRLDRHLESLA; this is encoded by the coding sequence ATGATCGAGTTGGACGGCGAGTCCTTGACCCTGGAGCAGCTGCGCGCGGTCGCCTGGGAGGACGAGATGGCGATCCTCGCGGCGCCGGCGCGGCGACGAGTGGCCGAATCGCGCGCGGTGATCGAGCGGGCCATCGACGGCGGGTCGGCGGTCTACGGCGTCAACACCGGCTTCGGCAATCTCGCCAACGTGCGGATCCCCATCGAGCAGCTTTCGGAGCTGCAGACGCGTCTGCTGCTCTCGCACGCCGCGGGGATGGGCGAGCCCCTGCCGCGGTCCGCCGTACGCGCGATGCTGCTGCTGCGTGCCAACACGCTGGCGCGCGGGCGTTCGGGGATCCGGGTCGAGACGCTGGAGGCGCTGCTGGAGCTGCTACGACACGACATGCTGCCGGTCGTTCCGTCGCGCGGCTCCGTCGGTGCCAGCGGCGATCTCGCGCCTCTGGCGCATCTGGCGTTGCCGCTGCTCGGCCACGGGCGGGCGAGGATCGGGGGGGAGGACCTGCCCGGAGGCGAGGCCCTGGCGCGTTGCGGGTTGGCGCCGATCCGGCTCGGTCCGAAAGAGGGGCTGGCGCTGGTCAATGGGACGCAGGCGATGACGGCACTGCTGGCCCTGGCGGTTCTCGAGGCCCGGCGCCTCGTCAAGCTGGCGGATCTCGTCGGGGCGATGTCGACCGATGCGCTGCGAGGAACCGATGCGGCTTTCGACCGGCGGATCCACGCGGCGCGGCCGCACCCCGGACAGATGACGAGCGCCGCGAACCTCTGGCGGTTGATCCAGGGGTCCGCGATTCGCGGCTCGCACCGGGACGGCGACGTTCGGGTGCAGGACCCCTACTCGATCCGCTGCATGCCGCAGGTCCATGGTGCGGTTCGCGACGTGCTCGCCGACGTCGAGCGGAAGCTGACGGTGGAGATGAACGCCGCGACGGACAATCCGCTGGTCTTCGCCGAAGAGTCCGAGATCCTGTCGGGAGGGAACTTCCACGGCGTGCCGATGGCGTTTGCCGCGGACTTCCTGGCGATCTCCCTCTGCGACCTCGCCTCGATCGCCGAGCGACGGATCGAGAAGCTCACCAATTCGGCGTTCTCCGGTCTGCCGCCGTTCCTCGTCGAAGACGCGGGGCTCAATTCCGGATTCATGATGGCGCAGGTCACGGCGGCGGCGTTGGTGGCCGAGAACAAGGTCCTGGCGCACCCGGCGAGCGTCGACTCGATCCCGACCTCGGCCGACAAGGAAGATCACGTGTCGATGGGGATGGGAGCGGCGCTCAAGCTCCAGCAGGTCGTGGTCAACGTGCGGCGGGTCCTGGCGATCGAGCTCCTCGCCGCGGCGCAAGGAATCGACCTGCTGCGACCGCTGCGCAGCTCCTCGGCCCTCGAGGAGCTGCACACCGAGGTGCGGCGATCGGTCTCCGCCTGGGATCGCGATCGGGAGATGTCGGCCGACCTTCAGGTGGCCGAGGCGCTCCTGGAAACCCGGCTCGACCGGCACCTCGAGTCGCTCGCCTGA
- the guaA gene encoding glutamine-hydrolyzing GMP synthase: MAAHQTILILDYGSQFTQLIARRVRENRVYCEVHPCDLPLAEIRRREPIGVILSGGPQSVYDAGAPLADAALADLGIPVLGICYGMQALAQALGGEVRAATRREYGRAEVEVAAPGTLLSGLERHETVWMSHGDHVTSLPPGFTVCARSANAGIVAFEHAGRGLFGIQFHPEVSHTVNGGVMLRNFLYRACHARGDWVMASYLDEAAHQLRERVGDRRVLCGISGGVDSAVTAALLERAVGDHLVSVFVDTGLLRQGERLQVEQSLEAGLGIPVTTADASAEFFAALAGVEDPEQKRKIIGRLFIDAFEREAAKLDGVHFLAQGTLYPDVIESTSVRGPSAVIKSHHNVGGLPERLGFELLEPLRWLFKDEVRQLGRELGLPEEFIGRHPFPGPGLAVRILGEVTAERAAVLREADAIFLAELRQAGLYDRVSQAFVVLLPVRSVGVMGDFRTYENVAALRAVETDDFMTADWSQLPHELLGRVANRIVNEVRGINRVVYDVTSKPPATIEWE, from the coding sequence ATGGCCGCCCATCAGACGATCCTGATCCTCGACTACGGCAGCCAGTTCACCCAGCTCATCGCGCGTCGGGTGAGGGAAAACCGCGTTTATTGTGAGGTCCATCCCTGCGACCTGCCGCTCGCCGAGATCCGGCGGCGCGAGCCGATCGGGGTCATCCTCTCCGGAGGACCGCAGAGTGTGTACGACGCGGGAGCGCCGCTCGCCGACGCCGCGCTCGCCGACCTCGGGATTCCGGTGCTGGGGATCTGCTACGGCATGCAGGCGCTCGCCCAGGCGCTCGGGGGAGAGGTCCGGGCGGCGACGCGGCGCGAGTACGGTCGGGCCGAGGTCGAGGTTGCCGCGCCCGGGACCCTGCTGTCCGGTCTCGAACGACACGAGACCGTCTGGATGAGCCACGGCGACCACGTCACGTCGCTCCCTCCGGGGTTCACCGTCTGCGCTCGCAGTGCGAATGCGGGGATCGTCGCGTTCGAACACGCGGGGCGAGGGCTGTTCGGGATCCAGTTCCATCCCGAGGTCTCCCACACCGTCAACGGCGGCGTGATGTTGCGCAACTTCCTCTACCGCGCCTGCCACGCCCGTGGCGACTGGGTGATGGCCTCCTATCTCGACGAAGCGGCGCATCAGCTGCGCGAGCGGGTCGGCGATCGCCGTGTTCTGTGCGGCATTTCGGGAGGCGTCGATTCGGCGGTCACGGCGGCACTGCTCGAGCGGGCGGTGGGCGACCATCTGGTCTCGGTCTTCGTCGACACCGGGCTGCTGCGCCAGGGCGAGCGCCTCCAGGTCGAGCAGAGCCTCGAAGCTGGATTGGGAATCCCGGTGACGACGGCCGACGCCTCGGCGGAGTTCTTCGCCGCGCTCGCCGGCGTCGAGGATCCCGAGCAGAAACGCAAGATCATCGGGCGCCTGTTCATCGACGCGTTCGAGCGCGAGGCGGCAAAGCTCGACGGAGTCCATTTCCTCGCCCAGGGAACGCTCTACCCGGACGTCATCGAGTCGACCTCGGTGCGCGGTCCTTCGGCGGTGATCAAGTCGCACCACAACGTCGGCGGACTCCCCGAGCGGCTCGGCTTCGAGCTGCTCGAGCCACTGCGCTGGCTCTTCAAGGACGAAGTGCGACAGCTCGGGCGAGAGCTCGGCCTCCCCGAGGAGTTCATCGGCCGACATCCCTTCCCTGGGCCCGGCCTGGCGGTGCGGATCCTCGGCGAGGTGACTGCCGAGCGCGCCGCGGTGCTGCGCGAGGCGGACGCCATCTTCCTCGCCGAGCTGCGTCAGGCCGGCCTTTACGACCGGGTGAGTCAGGCCTTCGTCGTCCTGCTGCCGGTGCGCAGTGTCGGCGTGATGGGTGACTTCCGCACCTACGAGAATGTCGCGGCGCTGCGCGCCGTGGAAACCGACGACTTCATGACGGCCGACTGGAGCCAGCTGCCGCACGAGCTGCTCGGGCGTGTCGCCAACCGCATCGTCAACGAGGTGCGCGGCATCAACCGCGTGGTCTACGACGTGACCTCCAAGCCGCCGGCGACGATCGAATGGGAGTGA